From a region of the Rhinoderma darwinii isolate aRhiDar2 unplaced genomic scaffold, aRhiDar2.hap1 Scaffold_423, whole genome shotgun sequence genome:
- the LOC142710278 gene encoding histone H1A-like, with product MAETAPAAAVPLTEPAAKSKKQPKKTAAGAAKKTKKSSGPSVSELIVKAVSASKERSGVSLAALKKALAAGGYDVDKNNSRLKMALKTLVTKETLLQVKGSGASGSFKLNKKQLETKDKAVKKKPAAAAKSPKKTPAKSLTKAKRPAAAKKVAKTPKKPKPAPKKITKKTAKPKAAKSPAKKAAKSPAKKAAKSPAKKAAKSPAKKAAKSPAKKASNSRKTVTKK from the coding sequence ATGGCAGAGACCGCACCAGCCGCCGCTGTCCCTCTCACCGAGCCGGCCGCCAAATCCAAGAAGCAGCCGAAAAAAACTGCAGCAGGGGCCGCCAAGAAAACCAAGAAATCTTCCGGTCCCAGCGTGTCCGAGCTCATCGTGAAAGCCGTGTCCGCCTCCAAAGAGCGCAGTGGGGTTTCTCTGGCCGCCCTGAAGAAGGCTCTGGCTGCTGGAGGATACGATGTAGACAAGAACAACAGCCGCCTGAAGATGGCGCTCAAGACTCTGGTGACCAAGGAAACCCTGCTCCAGGTGAAAGGCAGCGGCGCCTCCGGCTCCTTCAAGCTGAACAAGAAGCAGCTGGAGACTAAGGACAAAGCGGTCAAGAAGAAGCCGGCGGCTGCTGCCAAATCCCCGAAGAAGACTCCGGCCAAGAGCCTGACAAAGGCCAAGAGGCCTGCCGCTGCCAAGAAGGTGGCGAAGACCCCAAAGAAGCCAAAACCTGCCCCCAAGAAAATAACAAAGAAGACGGCCAAGcccaaagctgccaagagtccggctaagaaagctgccaagagtccggctaagaaagctgccaagagtccggctaagaaagctgccaagagtccggctaagaaagctgccaagagtccggctaagaaggCGTCTAATTCCAGGAAGACCGTGACGAAGAAATAA
- the LOC142710279 gene encoding histone H3 has protein sequence MARTKQTARKSTGGKAPRKQLATKAARKSAPATGGVKKPHRYRPGTVALREIRRYQKSTELLIRKLPFQRLVREIAQDFKTDLRFQSSAVMALQEASEAYLVGLFEDTNLCAIHAKRVTIMPKDIQLARRIRGERA, from the coding sequence ATGGCCAGAACAAAGCAGACTGCGCGTAAATCCACCGGCGGGAAAGCGCCCCGCAAGCAGCTGGCTACTAAAGCTGCACGGAAGAGCGCTCCCGCTACCGGCGGAGTGAAGAAGCCTCATCGTTACCGCCCGGGCACAGTCGCTCTCCGTGAAATCCGCCGCTACCAGAAGTCCACCGAGCTTCTTATCCGTAAGCTGCCCTTCCAGCGCCTGGTGAGAGAGATCGCTCAGGACTTCAAGACCGATCTGCGCTTCCAGAGCTCAGCAGTCATGGCTCTGCAGGAGGCCAGCGAGGCTTATCTGGTCGGACTGTTTGAGGATACCAACCTGTGCGCCATCCACGCCAAGAGGGTCACCATCATGCCCAAAGACATTCAACTGGCCCGCAGGATCCGTGGGGAGAGGGCTTAG
- the LOC142710265 gene encoding histone H3-like, producing the protein MEIQAMARTKQTARKSTGGKAPRKQLATKAARKSAPATGGVKKPHRYRPGTVALREIRRYQKSTELLIRKLPFQRLVREIAQDFKTDLRFQSSAVMALQEASEAYLVGLFEDTNLCAIHAKRVTIMPKDIQLARRIRGERA; encoded by the exons ATGGAAATACA AGCTATGGCCAGAACAAAGCAGACTGCGCGTAAATCCACCGGCGGGAAAGCGCCCCGCAAGCAGCTGGCTACTAAAGCTGCACGGAAGAGCGCTCCCGCTACCGGCGGAGTGAAGAAGCCTCATCGTTACCGCCCGGGCACAGTCGCTCTCCGTGAAATCCGCCGCTACCAGAAGTCCACCGAGCTTCTTATCCGTAAGCTGCCCTTCCAGCGCCTGGTGAGAGAGATCGCTCAGGACTTCAAGACCGATCTGCGCTTCCAGAGCTCAGCAGTCATGGCTCTGCAGGAGGCCAGCGAGGCTTATCTGGTCGGACTGTTTGAGGATACCAACCTGTGCGCCATCCACGCCAAGAGGGTCACCATCATGCCCAAAGACATTCAACTGGCCCGCAGGATCCGTGGGGAGAGGGCTTAG